The Ailuropoda melanoleuca isolate Jingjing chromosome 9, ASM200744v2, whole genome shotgun sequence genome includes a region encoding these proteins:
- the LOC117803852 gene encoding RNA guanine-N7 methyltransferase activating subunit-like yields the protein KGSIKTFLFCCCRLQDNRQFRGRDSRRGWPSDNRSNQWHGRSWGNNYPQHRQEPYYPHQYGHYGYNQRPPYGYY from the coding sequence aagggaagtataaaaacctttttgttttgttgttgtaggTTGCAAGATAACAGACAGTTTAGAGGTAGGGATAGCAGACGGGGGTGGCCAAGTGACAATCGATCCAATCAGTGGCATGGACGATCCTGGGGTAACAATTACCCGCAGCACAGACAAGAACCTTACTACCCCCACCAGTACGGACACTATGGTTACAACCAACGGCCTCCCTATGGTTACTACTGA
- the RAMAC gene encoding RNA guanine-N7 methyltransferase activating subunit, with the protein MTDTSEAVPNFEEMFASRFTEDDKEYQEYLKRPPESPPIIEEWNSRAGGNQRNRGNRLQDNRQFRGRDSRRGWPSDNRSNQWHGRSWGNNYPQHRQEPYYPHQYGHYGYNQRPPYGYY; encoded by the exons ATGACAGACACTTCTGAAGCTGTTCCCAATTTTGAAGAGATGTTTGCCAGTAGATTCACAGAAGATGACAAAGAGTACCAGGAATACCTGAAACGCCCTCCTGAGTCCCCTCCAATCATTGAGGAATGGAATAGCAGAGCTGGTGGGAACCAGAGAAATAGAGGCAATCG gTTGCAAGATAACAGACAGTTTAGAGGTAGGGATAGCAGACGGGGGTGGCCAAGTGACAATCGATCCAATCAGTGGCATGGACGATCCTGGGGTAACAATTACCCGCAGCACAGACAAGAACCTTACTACCCCCACCAGTACGGACACTATGGTTACAACCAACGGCCTCCCTATGGTTACTACTGA